The DNA window AGCAGAGCGGGCTGATGCACGTGATCGACCGGTACGTGGTGCGACAAGCGCTGCGGATGATCGGTGCGTTGCCGCCCGCTGCGCTGCGGCGGCTGGATACGTGCTCGATCAACCTGTCGGGTGTGTCGCTGCTGCGCGAGGGGTTGCTGGACTTCCTGGTGGAGCAGCTGCACCGGGCGCAGGTGCCGCCGAGCAAGATCTGCTTCGAGATCACCGAGACCGCCGCTCTGGCAAACCTGGGCGAGGTGCTCTGGTTCATGCAAGAGATCGGCGCGATGGGCTGCCGGTTCGCCATCGACGACTTCGGGAGCGGACACGCGTCCTACGGCTATCTGGAGAGCTTGCCGGTGGACTACGTGAAGATCGACGGGATGTTCATCCGCGATCTGGCGGACAACTCACTGCACCGCGCCATCGTCGAGTCGGTGCAGCGCATCGGTGCCACGCTGGGAATCAAGACGGTGGCAGAGCAGGTGGAGAACGAGCTGATCTCCAACATGCTGCGCGACATGGGCATCCACTACGGTCAGGGCTGGCACTTCGCTCGTCCCCGACCGCTGCTCGATCTCTGCAACGAGCTCCGCGAAGGGATCTGAGAAGGGGGGCGCTGCCCCCTGCGCTTCTGCTGGTCGCTCTCCCGCGGCAGGGCGATGGCGCGACTCTTTGCGCTCCGGATGGTCAGGGTGAGCTGGCTCTACGCCGCGCAGCAGGAAGGGCGGTCTCTCTCGGAAGAGACGGGGGCAGACGTCAACCGAGGATCTCCGTCGATCGGGTGATGCGGACGCCTGCGCTGCGGAGTTCGTCGAACGTGCGCGCGACACCTTCGGGTGAGATGCCTGCAACGGCGTCCTCGATCAGGGCAGTTCGATAGCCACGCTCCGCGAGGCCGAGAGCAGCAGCACGTACGCAGTAATCCGTCGCGACGCCGTACACGAAGAATTCGGGCGGCGTCTCGGTCGCTGCGACGAGGTCACGCACGAAGGGGTCGGCGAGCGGGTTGATGAAGAGGCTGTAGACCTCTTTCTCGAAGTAGACGCCTTGCGTTTTTCCCTGGAGAAGCTCGTCGAGGGCGACAGACGCGAGGGGGGCCTCGGGGACGTTGGGAAGGAAGCGGAAGCGGGGCGGGAGGGTGCCCTCGACCTTGAGCCAGCCGGGGGTCCCCTTCACACAGTGATCAGGAAAGTTCGGCTTCGTGGCGTCTTCCGGCGGTGGGACGTCGTTCGAACCGAACTCCCATGCATCCCAGGCGTGGGAGTCGACGGAGCCGAGGATGGGGATGCCACGAGCGACGGCATGAGCCGTGAGACGCCTGTACAGATCGTTCGGTGAGCCCTTCACGTACAGCGATCCGGTCTCCAGGCAGAAGTCGTTCTGTACGTCGACGTCGACGAAAACACGGTCGATCTTCATGGTGCCTCGGCCTTTCCTGGCAACGGTCCCTCAGTCTTCCTTGGCAACCTGATGGGACGGCGCAACCCGTGCTCTGACCTCATCGATGAGGCGGGTGAGTCCAGTCGAACGCTGTGGGGTGAGCGGCGTCCAGGGGTCTCCGTCGAGCCGCCGCAGCGATGCAGGGAGCGAGGCCAGCTCGCGCTTCGCGCGTGCCCGGATCGCCGAGAGCGGCTCTGCCGGAGCGAGCCTCTTCCCGCCACGCACGATCTCGGCGAGCAGCGGCGCCGTGCCCTCCGGTCCGTGCTCGTCTGCGAGGGCAATGATGTCCCCCGTGATCTCTCCATCAGGGCCGTGCGAGCGGAACACCTGGTGTGCCCCCGGAAGGGTGGCCTTGCCTTCGGAGAACTTGGCGATCGGGGCGCGGTCCTCCCCTTCCCCGATCTCGACGAG is part of the Chondromyces crocatus genome and encodes:
- a CDS encoding cysteine hydrolase family protein, with the protein product MKIDRVFVDVDVQNDFCLETGSLYVKGSPNDLYRRLTAHAVARGIPILGSVDSHAWDAWEFGSNDVPPPEDATKPNFPDHCVKGTPGWLKVEGTLPPRFRFLPNVPEAPLASVALDELLQGKTQGVYFEKEVYSLFINPLADPFVRDLVAATETPPEFFVYGVATDYCVRAAALGLAERGYRTALIEDAVAGISPEGVARTFDELRSAGVRITRSTEILG